A single genomic interval of Cherax quadricarinatus isolate ZL_2023a chromosome 76, ASM3850222v1, whole genome shotgun sequence harbors:
- the LOC128703684 gene encoding zinc finger protein 271-like, translating into MSVHSREKAHKCSVCSKEFFRNSELVNHMRVHTGERPFQCSMCPKDFIQKSSLIRHLRAHTGVRSFHCSVCPKDFIRSSDLVNHMRIHTGERPFQCSMCLKDFSRSSNLVKHMRIHTGEKPYHCSVCQKDFSDNSVLVKHMKIHTGEKPYKCSVCTKEFTQSSSLSQHMRVHTGEKPYKCSECLKDFSYKSNLLQHMRIHTGEKPFQCSECQKEFSDKSALVIHMRVHTGEKPYECSVCLKTFSQNSTLSQHMRLHTGEKPFHCSECLKDFNQKSHLLMHMKVHTLEKPFQCSECLKSFKKNSTLIRHMTVHTAVKPYKCSVCVKDFKDNNALVSHMRVHTGDKPYQCSECLKGFSHNSNLVKHMRAHTGQKPYHCSVCLKNFAEKSSLVIHMRSHTGEKPHQCSVCQKKFAQKSHLIMHLKIHTGEKPYQCPECIKSFGEKSSLVRHMRVHTGEKPYQCSVCLKNFSLNANLIKHMNIHTREKIYQCLVCVKEFSERSSLIKHSRVHER; encoded by the coding sequence ATGAGTGTTCATTCAAGAGAGAAAGCTCATAAGTGTTCAGTGTGCTCAAAGGAGTTTTTTCGAAATTCGGAACTTGTAAATCACATGAGGGTTCATACAGGAGAAAGACCATTTCAGTGTTCAATGTGTCCAAAAGACTTTATTCAGAAATCATCTCTGATAAGACACCTGAGAGCTCATACAGGAGTCAGATCTTTTCATTGTTCAGTGTGCCCAAAAGATTTTATACGAAGTTCAGATCTTGTAAATCACATGCGTATTCATACAGGAGAAAgaccatttcaatgttcaatgTGTCTAAAAGACTTTTCAAGAAGTTCAAATCTAGTGAAGCACATgagaattcatacaggagagaagccatatcaTTGTTCAGTGTGTCAGAAAGATTTTTCTGATAATTCAGTTCTGGTAAAACATATGaaaattcatacaggagagaaaccatataaATGTTCAGTTTGTACAAAAGAGTTTACACAGAGTTCAAGTCTGTCTCAACATATGagagttcatacaggagagaaaccatacaAGTGTTCAGAATGTTTAAAAGATTTTTCATATAAATCGAATCTCTTACAACATATGCGTATTCATACGGGAGAGAagccatttcagtgttcagagtgtcaaaAAGAATTTTCAGATAAATCAGCTTTAGTAATACATATGAGAGTTCATACAGGAGAAAAACCATATGAATGCTCTGTATGTCTTAAAACcttttcacaaaattcaactctATCACAACACATGAGACtacatactggagagaagccattCCATTGTTCTGAGTGTCTAAAAGACTTCAATCAGAAATCTCATTTATTAATGCACATGAAAGTTCATACATTAGAAAAACCTTTTCAGTGTTCTGAGTGTCTAAAAAGTTTTAAGAAAAATTCAACTCTGATAAGACATATGACAGTTCATACAGCAGTTAAACCATATAAATGTTCAGTATGTGTAAAGGATTTTAAAGATAACAATGCTTTGGTAAGCCATATGAGAGTTCATACAGGTGATAAACCATAccagtgttcagaatgtttaaAAGGATTTTCACACAACTCAAATCTAGTAAAACACATGAGAGCTCATACAGGACAGAAACCATATCACTGTTCAGTGTGTCTGAAAAACTTTGCTGAGAAGTCTAGTCTAGTAATACATATGAGAagtcatacaggagagaaaccacaTCAGTGTTCAGTGTGCCAAAAGAAATTTGCCCAAAAATCACATTTAATAATGCATCTGAAAATCCATACAGGTGAGAAGCCTTATCAGTGTCCAGAGTGTATAAAAAGCTTTGGAGAAAAGTCAAGTCTAGTAAGGCATATGagagttcatacaggagagaaaccataccagtgttcagtgtgtctcAAGAACTTTTCCCTTAATGCTAATCTAATAAAACACATGAATATTCATACTCGAGAGAAAATATATCAGTGTTTAGTGTGTGTAAAAGAATTTTCCGAACGATCATCTCTTATAAAACACTCAAGAGTTCATGAACGTTAG